The Pseudodesulfovibrio sediminis genome includes the window TTTCTCGGTTATCCAATGAGATCGCCCTGTGTTCAATGCCCATGCCGTCCAGAGCGGCGAGAATCTCGTGGCATAAAAAATACCTCGAATCAAAGAACAGCACCCGCGGAAGGGCATGCTGAAATTTGGGGTAGTGAGTCTGACTCCAGAAGTCCGGCCTTGGTGCTGCTTTGATGGTGTCGTTCAGTGCGCCGTAGTAGTCGCGGTCTAGTCTGAGGTAGAGTGGAAAGATCACTGGCGCCAGTGAGAGGTCGCCATTGGCGGCCTGAAAATCATGGATACGCGTGAGTGCGTCGCGTGGGTTTGCGTCGTCGACCCAGAGCAGGTTCGGAGATTGAGTGCATCTGGTTTTGACTGTGGTAACGTCAAGGATCGAGGTTTCCCGATCCACGACAATAACCGGAAGGCCTCGTTGCAGCAGGGCTTCCAGGCATATGCCCAGTCCCGATCCCATAAGCACCGGTATGGTGTCGTCTGCGATTTCCGTTGCCATGGCTGCTTCGCGGTCAGCCCCTTTGCGGCCCCACAGGTGCCAGGTCTTGCCCAGGATGTGAATACGGACATCTGAAAGAGGACCGTTGAGAATGGGTTCTGCTGTGTAGGGGGTATGGACCATGGGTTCAATCTGTACTGCAAACAGGACAGGTCAGGCAAGGCGTCTTTCTTATATATGATATGTACGGCTACGGCAGGCTGGGGAATGGTGGGTCGGCGTAGTGCGACATCCTGTGTGTTGCGACGCCGGGGATCGCCGTATCCAGTGAAGGTCCGGGGTCAGGCAGATGCAGGGGCGCATTGTCAAAGAGTGCCGGTTGCAGCGTCCGGCAGAGTTCGCTGGCGCGGGATGCGGCTTCTTCCATCATGCCCGCGAGTGTGGCTGTCTGTGCTTTCCCGGTCATTGGATGGGTGTATGTAAAGGGTTGATCAAAGTATCCTGCCTGTCGCAGTAATTGTGGCGCATAGAACAATGTGACCAATTCAACGACCGCGCTCGGGAGTAGGGGGATCAGCGTAAAGAGTGAACGGGCAAGCCATGCCGTGGAGTAGAGTGTTTGAAGACGGCCATACCAGCCAAAGGCGTTTTGCAGCCCTGCGCGTGTCTCTGTCGCGGAGAGTGCAGCCATATCGGCGATGCCCTTTACCGGGAGCGCTGCAAACAGGGTCGGTTTCAGCGAGTGCATCAGGCGTCTGACCCGATAGGTCGGGCGACCGAGCATCTCAGGACACATGATCATGTCCATGAGTGATTCCAGCGCGCGGTGTCGTTGCCGTACCCTAGATTTCTGTGCGGCATCGTCGGCATAATAGTTGCCTGAGAGATACCAGACCATGGGGTGCATGACGACATCGGCAAAGATGTGTGTGACCATGCCGACCAACAGGGATATGGCCAGTCCCGGTTCGGCGAGTTGAGCGATATGTTCGGTCTGCAGGCGAATCAGGGTGAACGTATCCTGGCCGTTTGAGCCGTGGAGTTGATGGGCCAATCGTTCCAGGGAACGGCCCGGGCCGGATCTGCCGTAAAACAACCCGTCGTGAAAGACGGCGCCAAGCAACAATCCGGATTGGTGAGCGGTCAGGTGATCAGCGTAAGGCGTGTCGGCAAGTTTCGCTGCCGTCATTTCCGTGATCTTGAAATGGATAAGGTCTTTGGGCATGCAGTGTCCGTTTTGGGTTTGCTTTTCCTGCATGCTACTTGATACTGTCTCCGGGTCAAGACATCTTCAACAACAGGATTTTTCAGTGACCAAATATCTCATTAATGAACAATATGACGTGGAGGATGCCGAGGCCAGCAAAGGGTTCGGCAAAGGGGAAAAACGGGAGGATTATGCGGATGCCTGGCAGGACACCGGCAACGTGGTCCTGATAGGGCTGCCCGGAGCAGGCAAGGCGGCATTGGCCGAACTCCTGAGTGAGAGAGCTGGTATCGAGGTGCGTGTCCCCGTTGATGCCGAGACCGCCAAGGTGGCGCTTGCCGAGGGCGGCAGGGTCATCGTCCTCACCGATGATCTGGTGGAGGACGCCGAGGTCCAGCCGCTCATACATGATTCGGGTAAGGTCTTTTATCTGATGGCCGACAC containing:
- a CDS encoding zinc dependent phospholipase C family protein, which produces MPKDLIHFKITEMTAAKLADTPYADHLTAHQSGLLLGAVFHDGLFYGRSGPGRSLERLAHQLHGSNGQDTFTLIRLQTEHIAQLAEPGLAISLLVGMVTHIFADVVMHPMVWYLSGNYYADDAAQKSRVRQRHRALESLMDMIMCPEMLGRPTYRVRRLMHSLKPTLFAALPVKGIADMAALSATETRAGLQNAFGWYGRLQTLYSTAWLARSLFTLIPLLPSAVVELVTLFYAPQLLRQAGYFDQPFTYTHPMTGKAQTATLAGMMEEAASRASELCRTLQPALFDNAPLHLPDPGPSLDTAIPGVATHRMSHYADPPFPSLP